The Clostridium septicum genome contains a region encoding:
- a CDS encoding DUF969 domain-containing protein, translating to MALIGILIIIIGFALKLNTIAVIISAGIVTGLVSDMSFVDVLSTLGETFVAKREMCLFLLTLPVIGLCERYGLKQMAIMLIEKVKGLSTGKLLTGYLFIRELASTLSVRLGGHPQFIRPLINPMAQGAAIAKYGEIDRKDEDMIKSYAAATDNYGNFFGQNVFMANSGVLLIAGALSELNLPGIGSNVDTLAVAKASIPVAIIAFILGVIQNIYLDRKLSKKYGIKDNKKGEK from the coding sequence ATGGCACTAATAGGAATTTTAATCATAATAATTGGATTTGCATTAAAACTAAATACAATTGCAGTTATTATATCAGCAGGAATTGTAACAGGACTTGTTTCAGATATGAGTTTTGTAGATGTTTTAAGTACTTTAGGAGAAACCTTTGTAGCTAAAAGAGAAATGTGTTTATTCTTACTAACTTTACCTGTTATAGGATTATGTGAGAGATATGGCTTAAAGCAGATGGCAATTATGCTTATAGAAAAAGTAAAAGGACTTTCTACAGGAAAGTTACTTACTGGATACTTATTTATTAGAGAGTTAGCAAGCACATTATCTGTAAGACTTGGAGGGCATCCTCAATTTATTCGTCCATTAATAAATCCTATGGCTCAAGGGGCAGCTATTGCAAAGTATGGTGAAATAGATAGAAAAGATGAGGATATGATTAAATCATATGCAGCAGCTACAGATAACTATGGTAATTTTTTTGGACAAAATGTTTTTATGGCTAATTCAGGAGTTCTATTAATAGCGGGAGCTCTTAGTGAATTGAATTTACCAGGAATAGGATCTAATGTTGATACTTTAGCGGTAGCAAAAGCATCTATACCAGTAGCTATAATTGCATTTATATTAGGAGTAATTCAAAATATTTATTTAGACAGAAAATTATCTAAAAAGTATGGAATTAAAGATAATAAAAAGGGGGAGAAATAA
- a CDS encoding DMT family transporter codes for MKKAILFGIGASLFFSLTFILNRQINIEGGSWIWSSSLRYIFMLPILFIIMILNNQLNPVIKDIFKRPIQWIIWSTVGFGLFYAPLSFASEYGASWLVAGTWQITIVAGAIMTPLFTKKIEVGKNVVYVRNSIPKKSLMMSSIILLGIFIMMFEEAKDISIGRTFLIIMPVVIAAFAYPLGNRKMMEVCKNEFTTFQRVFGMTLCSIPFWLFISIWGTIIVGLPSKGQVVQSFIVAMFSGVIATILFFKATDMVSNNAHKIAIIESTQAGEVIFTLLGGIFILNDKIPTTIGIVGIILVVIGMVLNSIIKS; via the coding sequence TTGAAGAAAGCAATTTTATTTGGTATTGGAGCATCCCTATTTTTTTCGTTAACATTTATATTAAATAGGCAAATAAATATTGAAGGAGGAAGTTGGATATGGAGTTCATCTCTTAGATATATTTTTATGTTGCCAATTTTATTTATTATTATGATTTTAAATAATCAGTTAAATCCTGTAATAAAAGATATTTTTAAAAGACCTATTCAATGGATTATTTGGAGTACAGTAGGATTTGGATTATTTTATGCACCACTTAGCTTTGCATCAGAATACGGCGCTTCATGGTTAGTTGCAGGAACTTGGCAAATAACAATAGTAGCAGGTGCAATTATGACACCATTATTTACTAAAAAAATAGAAGTTGGAAAAAATGTAGTATATGTAAGGAATAGTATTCCTAAAAAATCTTTAATGATGTCATCAATAATATTATTAGGAATATTTATTATGATGTTTGAAGAAGCAAAAGATATTTCAATAGGTAGAACATTTTTAATAATTATGCCTGTAGTTATAGCTGCATTTGCTTATCCACTGGGCAATCGTAAAATGATGGAAGTTTGCAAAAATGAATTTACTACATTTCAAAGAGTGTTTGGAATGACATTATGTAGTATACCTTTTTGGTTATTTATATCAATTTGGGGCACAATAATTGTAGGACTTCCAAGCAAGGGACAAGTAGTTCAATCCTTTATTGTTGCTATGTTTTCAGGTGTTATTGCAACTATACTATTTTTTAAAGCTACTGATATGGTAAGTAATAATGCACATAAAATAGCAATAATAGAATCAACTCAAGCTGGGGAAGTAATATTTACACTTTTAGGAGGGATATTTATATTAAATGATAAGATTCCAACAACTATAGGAATAGTTGGAATAATTTTAGTAGTAATTGGTATGGTTCTAAATAGTATTATTAAATCTTAA
- a CDS encoding helix-turn-helix domain-containing protein, translating to MKDLNLIIGNKLKIIRNTRNLTLDEVSKITGVSKAMLGQIERGQSNPTVSTLWKIANGLKVSFSLFIEENQNDLQIIHQNEVTPIIEDNKKMSLYPIFPFDVNKGFEIFTIELNPGCNHISNPHNDGVEEYIIVTEGEIVIDIDSKSFELKKGDSIRFIANKSHTYKNIKENKAVFQNIINYSKI from the coding sequence ATGAAAGATTTAAATTTAATTATAGGTAATAAACTTAAAATCATAAGAAATACGCGTAATTTAACCTTAGATGAAGTCTCTAAAATAACAGGAGTTAGTAAAGCTATGCTTGGTCAAATAGAGCGTGGTCAATCAAACCCTACTGTTTCTACCCTATGGAAAATTGCAAATGGTTTAAAAGTATCCTTTTCTTTATTTATTGAAGAAAATCAAAATGATCTTCAAATAATACATCAAAATGAAGTAACACCAATAATAGAAGATAATAAAAAAATGAGTTTGTACCCAATCTTTCCTTTTGATGTTAATAAGGGCTTTGAAATATTCACCATAGAACTTAATCCTGGATGTAATCATATATCTAATCCTCATAATGATGGGGTAGAAGAATATATAATAGTTACTGAAGGGGAAATTGTTATTGATATAGATTCAAAGTCCTTTGAGTTAAAAAAGGGAGATTCTATTAGATTTATAGCTAATAAATCTCATACATATAAAAACATAAAAGAAAATAAAGCAGTATTTCAAAATATAATAAACTATTCTAAAATATAA
- a CDS encoding DUF2812 domain-containing protein → MRGYLLKFKRIEPKKIKYSVDIMDKISFFDGKNSESALEYREYCKAAGWEFVCEREKIQIYCSESDLSNNPIHTDEEEKFNCIFKASLKHVLSSLIMILSVVYIQYITIFRSYNVNFLANDIQIFLLFILSIFIIHGVIGVVNFVIWGVKGKVALKKGDVVSYNCFKAMKVRLVLNNISILLMLSLIIYMGTSGEAYMLKLLVLILLATGLLSIIMNFISRSNCKDKKTLNIIVYVVFTIIIFIGINVLVFSEVFSKINSSDTKIEEENYPIVLNDFNDKSINDEGKHIDEEKGILASTLYYSVKGERIDLSYDLFESDYKWTVEYVVNKKMDWLKKFNIKYIKKETNLPSEIQVYKKEDRNTYLMFSDNKIIEINDWNEILSEDELLNKSYEKVFKE, encoded by the coding sequence ATGAGAGGATATCTATTGAAGTTTAAAAGAATAGAACCTAAGAAAATAAAATATTCAGTAGATATAATGGATAAGATATCATTTTTTGATGGCAAAAATAGTGAGAGTGCATTAGAATACAGAGAATATTGTAAAGCAGCAGGATGGGAATTTGTTTGCGAAAGAGAAAAAATACAAATTTATTGCAGTGAAAGTGATTTAAGTAATAATCCTATTCACACTGATGAAGAGGAAAAGTTTAATTGTATTTTTAAAGCATCTTTAAAGCATGTTTTATCAAGTTTAATTATGATATTATCAGTTGTATATATTCAATATATAACCATATTTAGAAGTTATAATGTAAACTTTTTAGCAAATGATATACAAATATTTTTATTATTTATTTTATCTATATTTATAATACATGGAGTAATAGGCGTAGTTAATTTTGTTATTTGGGGTGTTAAGGGTAAAGTTGCTTTAAAAAAAGGAGATGTTGTGTCATATAACTGCTTTAAAGCAATGAAGGTTAGATTAGTTCTTAATAATATAAGTATACTATTAATGCTATCATTAATTATATATATGGGGACAAGTGGAGAAGCATATATGTTAAAATTGTTAGTATTAATTTTATTAGCAACAGGTTTATTATCTATAATAATGAATTTTATAAGTAGAAGTAATTGTAAAGATAAAAAAACTTTAAACATAATAGTTTATGTTGTTTTTACAATAATTATTTTTATTGGGATTAACGTATTAGTTTTTAGTGAAGTTTTTTCAAAAATTAATTCAAGTGATACTAAAATTGAAGAGGAAAATTATCCAATAGTTTTAAATGATTTTAATGATAAGAGTATAAATGATGAGGGTAAGCATATTGATGAAGAAAAGGGGATTTTAGCATCTACATTATATTATAGTGTTAAAGGAGAAAGAATTGATTTAAGTTATGATTTATTTGAAAGTGATTATAAATGGACTGTAGAGTATGTTGTTAATAAGAAGATGGATTGGTTAAAAAAATTTAATATAAAATATATAAAAAAGGAAACAAATCTTCCATCGGAAATACAAGTTTATAAAAAAGAAGATAGAAATACTTATTTAATGTTCTCAGATAATAAAATTATTGAGATTAATGATTGGAATGAAATTTTAAGTGAAGATGAACTATTAAATAAATCTTATGAAAAAGTATTTAAGGAATAA
- a CDS encoding PH domain-containing protein, which translates to MKQRALDIQVEISALNYKVEDEAIAEIQELPTVLGVDEHIKALTSGLIDKKTWLIVCTNKRVLMLDKGIIYGLELIDIPLDRINSISHCKGFLYGKISITDGTTTRTIENVPNITVSFFADAVNKEMEIYKQSKTTPLTQVANTKSAADELIKYKQLLDMGALTQEEFNVKKKELLGL; encoded by the coding sequence ATGAAGCAAAGAGCACTGGATATTCAAGTTGAAATATCAGCTCTAAATTACAAAGTTGAAGATGAAGCTATAGCAGAGATTCAAGAGTTACCTACTGTACTTGGAGTAGATGAACATATTAAAGCACTGACAAGTGGGCTAATAGATAAAAAGACTTGGCTTATAGTATGTACTAATAAGCGTGTATTAATGTTAGATAAAGGTATAATCTATGGATTAGAATTAATAGATATTCCTTTAGATAGAATTAATAGTATATCACATTGTAAAGGCTTTTTATATGGTAAAATATCTATTACAGATGGAACAACCACAAGGACTATAGAAAATGTGCCTAATATAACAGTAAGTTTCTTTGCTGATGCAGTTAATAAAGAGATGGAAATATATAAACAGTCTAAAACAACTCCATTGACTCAAGTGGCAAATACTAAATCTGCTGCAGATGAATTAATTAAATATAAACAATTATTAGATATGGGAGCATTAACACAAGAAGAATTTAATGTAAAGAAAAAAGAACTCTTAGGCTTATAA
- a CDS encoding alpha-L-arabinofuranosidase C-terminal domain-containing protein yields MKFNTAFTNKHCLIDFPGGDVLGPGKQALIQSIKQPDGSYRFYGTPSLKVFSILNNMIANDLIETKIINNKKFYNNVDTIHAMTSKDKDSIYVLLINMDREENVKVKIDVNNSEIKDNKAEVMTLSGNGVYDVNSLEEPNKVDVVKSEVIIDPDNVEYEVPAHSVVGIKLSTNGEEVDKSALKEVIDYAEKLKSEGALEGVSPTVLEKFNKALEKANSVIADENTTQKEVDEALKGLQEVIGKLEISNVNKEVLQELVDKINGLNKYEYITSTWEVLEAELKNALNVLTNKEATQSEVDLAHNNLNKAYLNLILIPDKSKLEELINKAEGIDATKCTVDSYKTLEEALIKAREIFNDKNATLEQVNKSQKELEGALKVLVKNSNNDIVQDESNKGNNSNNINKGSLPETGKTPAVAVGLFGLLISSIGLDLLIRKNK; encoded by the coding sequence ATGAAGTTTAACACTGCATTTACTAATAAGCATTGTTTAATAGATTTCCCAGGTGGAGATGTATTAGGTCCAGGAAAACAAGCTTTAATACAATCTATAAAACAGCCAGATGGAAGTTATAGATTTTATGGAACTCCTTCTTTAAAGGTCTTTAGTATATTAAATAATATGATAGCTAATGATCTTATAGAAACTAAAATTATAAATAATAAAAAGTTCTATAATAACGTAGACACGATCCATGCAATGACAAGTAAAGACAAGGATAGTATTTATGTACTTCTTATAAATATGGATAGAGAAGAAAATGTAAAAGTTAAAATTGATGTAAATAATTCAGAGATAAAAGATAATAAGGCAGAGGTAATGACTCTATCTGGAAATGGTGTGTATGATGTTAATTCATTAGAAGAACCAAATAAAGTAGATGTAGTTAAAAGTGAAGTTATTATTGATCCAGATAATGTGGAATATGAAGTTCCTGCTCATTCAGTTGTTGGAATAAAGTTATCTACAAATGGAGAAGAAGTAGATAAGAGTGCATTAAAAGAGGTAATAGATTATGCAGAAAAACTTAAATCTGAAGGAGCATTAGAAGGAGTATCGCCAACAGTTCTAGAAAAATTTAATAAAGCATTAGAAAAAGCAAATTCAGTAATAGCTGATGAAAATACAACGCAAAAGGAAGTAGATGAAGCACTTAAGGGTTTGCAAGAAGTTATAGGTAAACTAGAAATTTCTAATGTAAACAAGGAGGTGCTTCAAGAGCTTGTAGATAAAATTAATGGTTTAAATAAATATGAGTATATAACATCAACATGGGAGGTTTTAGAAGCTGAATTAAAAAATGCTTTAAATGTATTAACTAATAAGGAAGCAACTCAATCAGAGGTTGATTTAGCACACAATAATTTAAATAAAGCATATTTAAATTTAATATTAATACCAGATAAGTCTAAGCTTGAAGAGTTAATAAATAAAGCAGAGGGTATAGATGCAACTAAATGTACTGTAGATAGTTATAAGACTTTAGAAGAGGCATTAATTAAAGCAAGAGAAATATTTAATGATAAAAATGCCACTTTAGAACAAGTTAATAAATCACAAAAAGAATTAGAAGGTGCTTTAAAGGTTTTAGTTAAAAATAGCAATAATGATATAGTACAAGACGAATCAAATAAGGGCAATAATAGTAATAATATTAACAAAGGAAGCTTGCCAGAGACAGGTAAAACACCTGCTGTAGCAGTAGGATTATTTGGATTATTAATATCTTCTATAGGATTAGATTTACTAATTAGAAAAAATAAATAA
- a CDS encoding LamG domain-containing protein yields MNKKFISIILATIILVATCFNFKLVSANTIKDFDLNDSLLGYYTFENDSINNMTVTNLATLGEKYNGKLGSLNNDNGTNITIDKGILEDGLKFDGSESYFRVPNIINAKENYTVSLWLYNDNSQPTDSTSINIIQQTGAGRTLLYLKNKKYGSYVTGKDIISSKVEEYGQWQNVIITSNVNDDESITFKVYANGELRKEEVIQDLTLINGGITDLQFGCHKNTDTGHAFKGKIDSIRIYNKSADNNMVDALFNEHRNVIVFEGLGNTINLAEELLEHGILTDEYKEYTDLYSKVEEAKNITIDSPYSEIALVKTELEALINIYNETAKDLPVKISVNYNNIIKNIPDYMFGVNHRYHMDGYGSYNPETQNLYGEFKQLSNSANFGSVRYPGGIVANLFQWKRSIGDVENRITTIHGNWNEPTITPNFGLDEAARYIIDESNGEMIYVYGFGNGSALDAADLVEYLNCEVGENPNGGIDWAEVRANNGHAKPYNVKLFEIGNEVDEGCGYWMQNSPDQWSGNGLDVARMYAEGAVREFVKEKVAEIDNWNTSNDKSKASYFSDGTANQKKYMRYANDVTDQIDKSKAVESDSVHVYINNEEWAIVKDIKKADANARVVQVNYENGEILFGDGINGAIPPKNSDIRVSYTVYKDGLADYYEEMKKVDPDVKVYSGYSNSNIAQAIAESEKASKDGGKFDGVAVHPYSHSNGSLQDNDPLFYEKIMERIETSVVSQVRSRENVLKKYWPDGSKK; encoded by the coding sequence ATGAATAAAAAATTTATAAGTATTATTTTAGCAACTATTATTTTAGTTGCAACATGTTTTAATTTTAAATTGGTATCAGCTAATACTATAAAAGACTTTGATCTAAATGACTCACTATTAGGATATTATACATTTGAGAATGACAGTATAAATAATATGACAGTTACTAATTTAGCTACACTTGGAGAAAAATATAATGGTAAATTAGGTTCATTAAATAACGATAATGGAACAAATATAACTATAGATAAAGGAATTTTAGAAGATGGATTAAAATTTGATGGAAGTGAAAGTTATTTTAGAGTACCGAATATAATTAATGCAAAAGAAAATTATACAGTTTCATTATGGCTATATAACGATAATTCACAGCCAACTGATTCAACATCAATAAATATTATACAACAAACAGGGGCTGGGAGAACCTTACTATATTTAAAGAATAAAAAATATGGAAGCTATGTTACAGGAAAGGATATTATATCTAGTAAAGTAGAAGAATATGGACAGTGGCAAAATGTTATTATAACAAGTAATGTTAATGATGATGAAAGTATTACCTTTAAAGTATATGCAAATGGAGAGTTGCGTAAAGAAGAGGTAATTCAGGATTTAACTTTAATTAATGGAGGTATTACTGATTTACAATTTGGATGTCATAAAAATACAGATACAGGACATGCTTTTAAAGGTAAAATAGATAGTATTCGTATTTATAATAAATCAGCAGATAATAATATGGTTGATGCATTATTTAATGAGCATAGAAATGTAATTGTTTTCGAAGGGCTTGGTAATACAATAAATTTAGCTGAAGAGCTTTTAGAACATGGAATATTAACAGATGAATATAAAGAGTACACTGATTTATATAGTAAAGTTGAAGAAGCAAAAAATATTACTATAGATTCACCTTATAGTGAGATAGCCTTAGTAAAGACAGAATTAGAAGCACTAATTAATATATATAATGAAACGGCAAAAGACTTACCAGTAAAAATATCTGTTAATTATAATAATATAATTAAAAACATACCAGATTATATGTTTGGAGTAAATCATAGGTATCATATGGATGGGTACGGAAGTTACAATCCAGAAACTCAAAATTTATATGGTGAATTTAAACAGTTATCCAATAGTGCAAATTTTGGTTCTGTAAGATATCCAGGTGGAATTGTAGCTAATTTATTTCAATGGAAAAGATCTATAGGGGATGTAGAAAATCGTATTACAACTATTCATGGAAATTGGAATGAACCAACTATAACGCCTAATTTTGGTTTAGATGAGGCAGCTAGATATATTATTGATGAAAGTAATGGAGAAATGATATATGTATATGGATTTGGTAATGGATCAGCATTAGATGCAGCTGATTTAGTAGAATATCTAAATTGCGAAGTAGGTGAAAATCCTAATGGTGGAATTGACTGGGCTGAAGTACGTGCTAATAATGGTCATGCTAAACCTTATAATGTTAAATTATTCGAAATTGGTAATGAAGTTGACGAAGGATGTGGATATTGGATGCAAAACAGTCCAGATCAATGGTCAGGAAATGGATTAGATGTTGCTAGAATGTATGCAGAAGGAGCAGTTAGAGAATTTGTGAAAGAAAAGGTAGCAGAGATAGATAACTGGAATACATCTAATGATAAGTCAAAGGCTTCATATTTTAGTGATGGAACAGCAAATCAAAAGAAGTATATGCGTTATGCAAATGATGTAACTGATCAAATTGATAAGTCAAAAGCAGTTGAAAGTGATAGTGTACATGTATATATAAATAATGAAGAATGGGCAATTGTAAAAGATATTAAAAAAGCAGATGCAAATGCTAGGGTAGTGCAAGTTAATTATGAAAATGGAGAAATACTTTTTGGTGATGGTATAAATGGAGCAATTCCACCTAAAAATTCAGATATAAGAGTATCATATACTGTTTATAAAGATGGATTGGCTGATTATTATGAAGAAATGAAAAAAGTTGACCCAGATGTTAAAGTATATTCAGGATATTCAAATTCTAATATAGCGCAAGCTATTGCTGAATCAGAAAAAGCAAGTAAAGATGGAGGGAAATTTGATGGTGTAGCGGTACATCCGTATTCGCATAGTAATGGAAGCTTACAAGATAATGATCCGTTATTTTATGAAAAGATAATGGAAAGAATTGAAACAAGTGTTGTATCACAAGTTAGAAGCCGAGAGAATGTCTTAAAAAAATATTGGCCAGATGGAAGTAAAAAGTAG
- a CDS encoding ribosomal maturation YjgA family protein — MYTFIRSFIKKKIKYLPIYLFLFATFVEIMQLFNIVERFGLQNNKVFSIIIGSTFDIKDILCYLVGSIILIIWDSRWNYRKNSIKRYK; from the coding sequence ATGTACACTTTTATAAGAAGTTTTATTAAGAAAAAAATAAAGTATTTACCTATATATTTATTTTTGTTTGCTACATTTGTTGAGATAATGCAATTATTTAATATTGTAGAAAGGTTTGGATTACAAAATAATAAAGTATTTTCAATTATTATTGGTAGTACATTTGATATAAAGGATATTTTATGTTATTTAGTTGGAAGTATAATTCTAATAATATGGGATAGTAGATGGAATTATAGAAAAAATAGCATTAAAAGATATAAATGA
- a CDS encoding alpha/beta fold hydrolase: protein MGYYVNVDSGVKVYVEDINEKGDKTIVFLHGWPGSHELFEYQYDYLIQKGFRCIGLDQRGFGKSDRPAYGYDYDTLSDDVKAVVDQLGLSNFTLLGHSTGGAIAIRYMARHWGRGVDKLILCAAAAPSLIRRQYFPYGLKKEDVEEIIKGTYSDRPKMLKNFGDTFFYKKPSKWFMEWFLQLGFQAAGWATAEVANTWLDEEKLFEDIKKIKVPTLIAHGIHDKVCLFPLAEEQKKLIKNSKLIKFQNSGHGVFYDERDKFNKVIVSFIGGSEENTTHMI, encoded by the coding sequence ATGGGATACTACGTTAATGTTGATTCAGGAGTTAAAGTATATGTAGAAGATATTAATGAAAAGGGAGATAAAACAATTGTTTTTTTACATGGTTGGCCAGGTAGTCACGAATTATTTGAATATCAGTATGATTATTTAATACAAAAGGGATTTAGATGTATTGGCTTAGATCAAAGGGGATTTGGTAAATCAGATAGACCTGCATATGGATATGATTATGATACATTAAGCGATGATGTGAAAGCTGTAGTAGATCAACTAGGTTTAAGTAATTTTACATTATTAGGACATTCAACAGGAGGAGCTATAGCTATACGATATATGGCAAGACATTGGGGAAGAGGAGTAGATAAATTAATTCTTTGTGCAGCAGCGGCACCAAGTCTTATTAGACGTCAATATTTTCCTTATGGATTAAAAAAGGAAGATGTTGAAGAAATAATAAAAGGAACATATAGTGATAGACCTAAAATGTTGAAAAATTTCGGAGATACTTTTTTTTATAAAAAGCCAAGTAAGTGGTTTATGGAATGGTTTTTACAACTAGGCTTCCAAGCGGCAGGTTGGGCTACAGCAGAGGTTGCTAATACATGGCTTGATGAAGAAAAATTATTTGAAGATATTAAGAAAATAAAAGTTCCAACATTAATTGCTCATGGTATTCATGATAAAGTGTGTTTATTTCCTTTAGCAGAAGAACAAAAAAAGCTTATTAAAAATTCTAAGCTGATAAAGTTTCAAAATAGTGGTCATGGAGTTTTTTATGATGAAAGAGATAAATTTAATAAAGTAATAGTGAGTTTTATTGGAGGATCTGAAGAAAATACTACTCATATGATTTAA
- a CDS encoding IS91 family transposase gives MKKGKIKRILEDHWKEFEKLYKNKIRPNVKKEVEKVLKCKDTKYGFIELKCNNCNTTKRIGFTCKSRFCTSCGKIYTDNWIDNMLGNLINVRHRHIVFTIPKELREFFGLDRQRLKILPKCAARAVTSWMHSLNRKEEFTPGIVTVIHTFGRDLKWNPHVHMMVTEGGRGNITEWRHIRHISYESLRKRWQKVLLDEITYINGNTKEIKLLKNKLYKEKDKGFYVHAKTEIKSAKTAAKYVGRYVGRPAIAESRILKYDGENVTYKYTRHEDNKVIVETVHVYEFIKRIIRHIPEKNFKMIRYFGIYSRRSKGKFNFIKMIDEKILSIRRSIATWENRILAISGVNPCKCPNCGNKMRFHDIVYPKYGSMRERLRIKIIEENEEKLEKAIENYAITKRILSGKIIPKTT, from the coding sequence ATGAAAAAAGGTAAGATAAAAAGAATATTAGAAGACCATTGGAAAGAGTTTGAAAAGTTATATAAAAATAAGATTAGACCTAATGTTAAAAAGGAAGTAGAAAAAGTTTTAAAGTGTAAAGATACAAAGTATGGATTTATTGAATTGAAGTGTAATAATTGTAATACTACAAAGAGAATCGGATTTACATGTAAAAGTAGATTTTGTACTTCATGTGGAAAGATTTATACGGATAATTGGATTGATAATATGTTGGGAAATTTAATAAATGTTAGGCATAGACATATAGTTTTTACTATACCAAAAGAATTAAGAGAATTCTTTGGACTGGATAGACAAAGACTTAAGATATTGCCGAAGTGCGCAGCGAGAGCTGTTACGAGTTGGATGCATAGTTTAAATAGAAAGGAGGAATTCACACCAGGTATAGTAACTGTAATACATACATTTGGAAGAGATTTAAAGTGGAATCCTCATGTACATATGATGGTTACAGAAGGAGGGAGAGGAAATATAACAGAATGGAGGCATATAAGGCACATATCTTATGAATCATTAAGAAAAAGATGGCAAAAGGTTTTGTTAGATGAAATAACTTATATAAATGGAAATACAAAAGAAATTAAATTACTAAAAAATAAACTATATAAAGAGAAAGATAAAGGTTTTTATGTTCATGCTAAAACTGAGATAAAATCAGCGAAGACAGCAGCAAAATATGTAGGGAGATATGTGGGACGTCCTGCGATAGCGGAATCAAGGATTCTTAAATATGATGGTGAAAATGTGACTTATAAATATACTAGACATGAAGATAATAAGGTCATAGTTGAAACTGTACATGTATATGAGTTCATAAAAAGAATAATAAGACATATTCCAGAGAAAAATTTTAAAATGATAAGATACTTTGGAATTTATTCTAGAAGAAGCAAAGGAAAATTTAATTTTATAAAAATGATAGATGAAAAGATATTAAGTATAAGAAGATCTATAGCAACTTGGGAGAATAGAATACTGGCAATAAGTGGTGTAAATCCGTGTAAATGTCCTAACTGTGGTAATAAAATGAGATTTCATGATATTGTATATCCTAAATATGGGTCTATGAGGGAACGGCTGAGAATTAAGATTATAGAAGAGAATGAAGAAAAATTAGAAAAGGCTATAGAAAATTATGCTATTACTAAACGTATATTAAGTGGTAAAATAATTCCGAAAACAACTTAG